A region of the Aethina tumida isolate Nest 87 chromosome 3, icAetTumi1.1, whole genome shotgun sequence genome:
CACTTTTAACTTTAGGACAACAGTTTGTgagtacaaaaatttatagtctCAGTTAGAAAATGCAGAAGAGGTTTGAATAAGTATTGAAACACCATATCTTTGTTCGGGTAtattggtcgacgtttgttggaattatttcgagtggctagcatcttcagaggttCGATTTGGTTTGTGTCACTTTGACATCTGATTGTAACTAAATGACAACATAGATAACTGATGTTCTAGAAACTTCGTTCTGTTCGTTGGCCGTTATTATCTGCTTAGCGATTTTGCTATTTTTGAgcatattttatcaagcttcaatgcttcttcttttctattgaagttgtttccgtgtttatggatttcaattgcttccctaATCTTTCTCTTGTGATATCCAATTGTCGAGGCaagcaattgtgtatcttggaattATATCTTATGAGTTACATCTAACTGAACTTCTCTAATGTTCAGCTACAACAGACTTGCCTGATTGTCCTTGGATGCAGTTTAGTTTGTGTTCTTTGATCCTAATAcctattgaacgttttgtAGTACCGATGTATACTTTCCCGCTAGAACATGGTATGCGATATATCCCAGAAGCTGTTTGATGGTCTCTCCTATCTTTGGCAGATCTCTgactgtgttgaatcttccATGTTGGCataaaaacagtatggatgttatgttttaataaggttttttcaattctatcgGTAACTCTACATATATATGGAAGAAAAGCTTTACTAATCATGGGCTCACTAGAtggatctttattatttatatgagaTCTCATTACGTCTTATTTCTGTATCCGTTGGCCTGTAGTGTTTTTTCCAAAtgttcttgttcttcagcGAGTTGGTGTGTTGCACATATCCTTTTGGCTCGTTCGGTTAGTATTTTGATGATCCCTTATTTTTGACTAGAATAATGGTTAGATAGTTTATGTAGATATCGGTGTGTGTAGGTTTTCCGTATACTGTATGGTCTAAATGTTCACCTACTCTTCACTAGGACatccaaaaaaggtatttggcTCTCCTTCCCCAATTTCattgtaaatttgatattcttaTGTTGAGAGTATAGATGCTTTAGAAACTGATCTAGTTTTTCTTGTCCACTCCTGCTAGCGAAacgttagaaaataatttcaacaaacgTCAACCAATAAGCCAGAATAACTATAGATATGGAAACAATAGTCATGCAACCCTCAATCTTTAcaagtattaaaactattcGAAAACGAATTAAGGAAGATAATTTGCAACTCCATGTTCTTGCTCGAGTCCCGACCTTAACCGTGGATTATCGCAGAGCCCggctaaattttgttataaagttataaattaggTAGAAGCGGATTGTGAACGAGTTCTGTTTGAATGAATATAGATTTTTCCTAACAACGTGCGATAGACGCGGATATGACCTGGCCAGCTCATAGTCCAGACCTTAACCCAATAGAACATATCTAGAGACACGTTTAAGGGACCATCCCAACCATCCAAATAACTTACAGGATGTGGGGCGTCTTCTACTCGAAAATTGGGAGAATTTGGAACAAACTGAAAATACCGACCCCATAGAGTAGAGTTGGAAATACaccatattaaaatgaaatttttatttgtatgtgtTGTACTAATTTACCAGAATgggtatatttcaaataataaaaaaactaaatatcttgtaaaaatgtttacacagtttttaaaagtaatatgttCTTTCAATACAAATAATGTACAATACTATAgagttaaatagaaaaattgtttacaaaattattggtggtacgttaatttcttggaaaagTGTAGGACATGGAGAGAAAAGGTTGGAACTTATTTGACTACATTATGTTTATCCATGAATTCTATAAACTGTGCAAACTTACCTTATATGTGGTTCCATAATAGTGTCGAAGAGAATTGTTATCTATCTATGAATTTTTGATAGAGTTGCCGCCTGGAAAGCTGATGTCTCGGTTGAAGGTCCTTTCATTGCTTCAGTCGTTTTTATTgcgcaatataaatttttagttgtatATTCGATAAATATATGAACATCAACAATGcgaatatttgaagaaaacaGAACGATTCCGTGCTATAAATCTAACAAAACGGTATGCAAAACAAGTGAACAATCCAAATGCACATTTCAAACAGCCAAGTTGTTTTATTCAGTGCATAAAATCGTCGAAGGCAGGTCTCTCAGGTTCTATGGTAACTGACATAAATCGTCAATTAAATCCCCAGATACAGTcacatattacattttacgtCTTCCCGATAAATTCGTGGACAGCTCGGATGTAGTAAGTGCGCGGATCCTTACCTGCTTAAAATGGAGCAGtcgattttaagaaatatattcagaTGCTGGTTTAGAGATTTCCGTAGCACACATTGGTAATCTGCTCGGGACGTGTTTGGCTTCTGTAACAATCCAGACATGACTtgccttaaaaaaatatcctacgcataataaatgtttaaactccCCGGTCTTTTAGTTGATTCAAACTGTCTCATGCGTACGAAATGCGTCGCACCGAATTGAATGAGCCCTTTGTTGTGagtggaaaatttatttttaataaattccaaaattttctaataaaaccaaattaatCCGTCGCGAAGTGGCGCGTCGTGGGGTACGTTTTTGTGCCTTTTGGTCGTGTTTTTGGGGTGGTTCAATGAAGACGAGTGCGCCACGATAAATCAATCGGCTAATTTATTAAGCTGTTTCGCTGTTGTTTAGTCGAATAATTGATTACGTTCGAGGAGTGATAATTAACTTTGTTCCGAAGTGAGAATTTGAATAACGAGaacgtattttatatttatttgtttaacagtCTAAacaatatgattaaatttgaatattggtGGAAGTACAACAGACGGACTCAATTTAAAACGTGGCAAAAGTAAACAAAGTAAATGGtccaatttaaatgaaaattagttTTGGTTTATACGGCACACATTGCGTCGAATTGACTACAAAACCGTTTCCGAAGGTAAACCCGAtcgttgaaataaaaaaaggcaATTACTATATTGTAATGGTAAAAGTAGAGTTAAttctactgaataattaattctcatttattatgttttttcgaCAATTGTTTCAACAATTCGTGTTGTCAACTATTCGgttcacttttttattagtattaactTACGTTTATGTgaacttttcaaaaattttaactgaattttaaattcctcTCTAAAAAACtggttataaatttatgtttatatttaattttcttttcagtaattaacaaaaaggtaattgaaaaatttcgaTTCgagtcaaataaaaaatttttacacacgctatttttcatgttaatttaattttggtaaaattgtttttagcgtacgttgaaattaaatttggaatcTAAAAACTCATTTCACATTACCAACATTTCCCAATAGCcgaatgatattttttgtatgaaTTTTCTACAATCATAAATCTGTTATTccccaaaaaattacaaatttaaaaattacttttaaaccaaTTGTTGAAACCAATTCCTCGGaagaactatttaaaataaaaatctaaattgaatttcgatttgatgtttattttcaatttaaatttttaatttaattttcttttcttttcattaattaattaaattggaacGGAACAATTCTGCCACTAACAAATCCTTTGAAtggattcaaattaaaaattattttgttttccgtgtgaatttaattttaatgagataACTTTTTGTGTAACAGTGGTTTTTTGAAATGGAAACATGAGCATATTTTACGGGAAAACGTGGTAAAAGATATTCctattacacaaaaaattaaattacaaaacatttgtttcaacaaacttttcaacCAATGTgtgtttttatgaattttgtctgaaatttaataatataattttttttaattcatacaaAGGAAATGTGTaatgtaaacattaaaattataaattgtaagtaacatttaaaaaattactaacaaTATTTGTTGAGAGAGAACACGTATTATGAtttggttaaatattttatgtatcattttaaataactttttacacattaataaagtaataaatatttctttgtaaatatgggtataaaataaactctttgaattttaaataaggtgGATTATGCTttctaatttaacatttttattatcttatattttttctgaaacttatataatatcaaaaaacatATACGCATACATCTttacatttgtaaattaattttccagtacttacagtggtggtcaaaagtatgaaataatttgaaggaattgtttagttttgttaatctcggtttattgaaaattcattatatagatttaatatattgcaATAGAATTAATGTTAGTCAATATTTTCGTCAGACAATGTCAATTGAATATCTATGGAGCATCTGGAATTAAATTCGACAAAAAACATCACCAACAAAGAGCGTTTGTGTCAAGTTATACAAGAAGAAGAGGCAAACACCCATGTTAATAAGACTCGATTCGATGTTGAGAAGTTATTAAActaccataaattaaataaataaatatttccaaatttatttcgtGTATATCAACATTATTCCATACTTATGTCCAtgaccattttttaatttaattgtttcaatataataaggaaaaatatataaataaatataatgaaataaaaataaattccataaTTTTGACCATCACTGTACGTAtggtttaaaaatgatatttactaaatgatataaactaattaaaatgttacgaataaactatttacataaaaatattgattagaaTTAATAATGGATTATTAATTCCAATTAATACTTGTATATCCGAAATAAGTTATAGTCGTAATTTCGAATTATCATTGACAATAAATTGTCCCCGATTGAAATCATGCCTTTTACGCTAAtagtcaatttataattatcttttattttacaaaatcgCATTAAATGCCAACCAGGAATGTTGCCCCGTATTTAACCATAATTACAGTGTATTTGAATTAAGTTTCTCGCATAATGATGATTTATCCAGATCACATTTTTTGGCGCTACCACATCCATATACAGTGCCCACTGATAGAAAACGTAATTACccagaaatttattataattgcgAGAACGTTTTATATGGATCCGTTGCATAAATAACAACCGGTAGcctaaagttatttaaattcattatgcATCGGTAACAAAAGGAAAATTGCACGTTTTATGCGCCGCCAATACGACAGACACAATTTGATATACATGATGGCGTTTCGCAATTCGATTCATCACCGGTATGTGCAATACATGCATTTGAGAAACCCCCTGAGACACACGGTACACCTTTTCAATTACTGGAGTCGACGCAAGATTTAAGTCAACACGGCAATCTGAAATTCAATTATCACCATCCtgtgttatgaattaattattgaaaacaattgTGGATGCAGATTTTTACTAGTTCACAAGACAATCAAGtacaattaatagaattaCATGTTTTTCGAAGCCAGATATTTCTCCTTGTAGCTTCCAGATGGGTcgtattttttttccaaaagttCCCAATAGTCAGGTTTGTTGTCGatcaaaaactttataatgAAATCCGACCCTTCCTTCTGTTTATCACTGCATTTGCTGCAGTCGGTTTCGATTGCGTCGGGCATGTTCCCTAAAACGTTAACTGGAGCAAACGGTATAAGTTGATGACAACTTACTTTTTAATTCTTGCCCGTCTGGTGTGCAACTTCCTTGTTCCAATAGACAGTCaacgtaattttttaacagtCTCTCGTTCGCTACAACATCATTAAGGTTTACGTTGTCGTATTTCGTCGTGTACTTTTCATCACCCGCATATACGTATGCAGATGACAATAAAATGCCGGCGAATGTGCAATAGAAAATTAGCTTCTGAAATGCAAAACGTAACGTCTGTAACAaggttgttatttaaattggttACTTACTATCATTTTGGAGGCTTTTATTGATACTGAGTTAGACTAAGTTgttctttatatataatataagtaGAGTTTTGCAATGTCAAACAAATTTCCCGCAcgaattgttgaaaataatgacaaattttcttacaattaCTTCAAACAAgttcaaaataataagaatactTAAACTATTCACAGAATTCTTAATCATTTTACTTCgaacaaacataaaataaattaggtcTAATTTGATTGATTAGATTTTTTCCCAAACatgaataatgtatttaattaacaatacagGTGATTAATACCCcttcattttcttatattcTCTCTCCTACCCACTAATCGCCAACATTAGTCTTGTATGAACAAATTATAGCCCAATTATCCTAACGTTAAAACATTCCTGTAGCAAAACGTGCAAAATTGCTGTACGGCATACCGCCATGTCATACttcgttaaattatttactttagtaTATAAACGGGAATTTGTTATTTGCTGAGGCGGGAATTtcgcttaattaaatttcgtttTTCGTTGCGCCTATCTGAATAAACACTACGTTTGATTTAATTCAACGTTGACCATGTATCAGTGAATTTCAACTTTCAACTGTGACAGTAAAAAAACAACGAAACGACCTAAATCGATAAGACAATTATGGTTACAGTTACGACCGAAAGACATTTTCCTCCgtgcaaatgtaaattttgatattcagTGGCTCTCTTATTGGATGTCGTTCCGGAATGGGTTAACGTAATGCCCTTTAGTGTTCGGCATCGTCTCCTGCATACCGTTATCCCCGCAGCCTCCACGGAACTTTTAGTTGCTCCTTGGAAGGATGTCCGCGGGGACCTCTTACACTCGACCTCCAATGCATAGATACacttttatgttgttttgtttttcgCTACGGAATCGCTGACTGCAAACATCGGCCTCTATAAACAGAGCCTGTTGTTTTGGTCCGATGTACTAACGCATTTCCTTTTCGTTTAACATGGACGACGGAATTATTTTACTTCCTAAGCTTTTATTATGTCACTTTTCATGTATTTTGTAGCAGACAAATTCTGGAGAAATTCTTATATTAATCGAAATTTGCAACCTTTCCAACAGTGTAaatttggtggatgcgcaagtTTTATTCATCATGTTTATGATacacgaaataaattaattaattatgcaagggtattattatatttcaaattctatttaattaattaataataatgcgagaatatgttgaaaatatttatgatatacaaaaatattttcaacatatattctcgtttataattaattaaatagtatttaaaactaaataatacaaattttaattaaattttgaagaatttaatcaACGCATTCAGTTAAActaattatctattattaaaaagttatagtttattttactttaaatcaatatcgttcattcacatttattcaaatcattaaatttattattaataaaggaaACCAGTAGGAATTTCCcgcaaattcattaaaataaataaaaacaaataaaattagataaatgaatgtttggaataataaaatgttttgcgACTTAATACAAAGATCCGAAGATTCTTTCGGGTAACTGATCAGACGAGTCAGAAGCCCCGGCATTAGTGTGGAGAAAACAGTAAATGAAATAAGAGACGAAGATAAACACTGATTAGGTTTTGCGGGGCGAATTCGGGAGAAGAATTGACTTTCCCGGCTTCGCTCCGGCACCGACAACAAGGCGGCTTTATCGCGATCCCGGCAACAAATTTCAGGATGAGAAAGTTGTTCACTTAATCtcggaaaatataaaataaaaccgtATTAACCTCATAAAGAGTGCTTTACAGGATTGGAGATGAAATGTGTAATGTCGTTGGCGATAACGCTGTTATGTACGATGCGCAGGAACGCGAGGGGATGGAGCGAGAAAACAACTCGTAGAAAACTGTAAAGTGTTTTCAAAATTGCCATTTACATGGCGATTTATTGCGTTTCGTTAACGGGCTTTTGTGTGTCTTAATTTCCGTGTCCGAACTTTCAATTACCAAAAAGATAATGGATTCTTGTCCAATGGCAGATTTCATGTGTGAATAAACTCTCACGGAGTGGACGCTTGAACCGAGGAACACAGTAAAACattttcacctcttgaatgcgTTTTATCTCTTTGTTAAGAttcgaattttttttagaatgcGGTAGGATGGTTTACGGTAGATTATCTCCATCGGCATCTTTTTGATGGGTggcttttaaaaaaagtaaccgGAATGTGAATACAGCACTTGCCCGTGGTAAAACATTTCTTGCTCGCCGCTTATCTAATTTCTAACGAAACGAAATGTTGTGTGGTGAatacttcaattaatttagttgtGAGCTTTTGAAAAATgcccgttttatttttaaactaacgGAATTAATAATGTAGGTGCATCTTACCACGATAATTACGGTCCAGTTAACTGTGATATTTGTTTCCATAACGCTAAACGAacgttaattcaattaattagatGTAAATACGGATATAGAGAATTACAGACAATGTAACCTAGATATAAGATCTTTTGTGACCGCGTAACAAATTAGTCGATATGATTTAACATGACAAAAGGTTACTTACGCCTTGATGCCATTGTGGTATAacaaaagtaatgaagttaccATTGTGTTTCGAGCTTTGACCTTAGTATCTCGtacctttaaaatataaaagtacatttttatctttatttattttgttcggaGTATTGTtggctaaaaataaataggatATTTTTAGAACGGGGAAATTAGggtgatttaaatgtaaattgtggTGATCAAATTTATACTGTTGGGAAGTTTTAGCTTAATGCTTGTTATTaatctgaatttttaatagaaattccGGTTTATATCTGATTCACCCTCATAAAAACTTCCACTAATAGATACTCGTAATCTCTTTATCTCTAAAAAACCATTTGGAAACAAAACCACAATGTAAAATTGAACGATTCATTTACAGGCCAGTTAAacaccaataaaataaattatcctaATGCTGTTATAGAAAATGGGCGTTTGCCGGTCGTTTACACggacattaaaaataacgtaTAGTTTTATGggaccaataaaaatatagaaagagTGTTTTTTATGTACGACGACCCGAACGGAGCTTCAAATGAGACAAAAAGCGCGGGATAAATATGCGGACGATGAGAGAGAATGAGGTGGAAATAACCCCGAGCTGGCGTCAAAATCTAGAACGTTTTAAGGAGGAAGACACACTCTTTTCAGCTTGAAACAAGGATAAACGAACAATCTCGTTTTATGGGCACTATTTTATTCGGCCAGAAACTTATATTCTATTGAACAATCTTAGAAAATCTGTGTCATTGAATCTAAACCTGCTAACTGGGAAACTTTACGTTGTACCTTCTTTAACTATCATATCAAGATATTGGTACAtagtgatttaaaaattgtgttgaTTTGTTCCTCTGTGGAGGCAGTTAGAAGGTTTGTTGCCCTTTAGGGTGTTGTGAAGCGTCGCGTTTTGGGGGCTGCGGCCTTTAACttactgaaacatgaaataGAAAAGCAGCCTCATGTCTTATCTGCTGCCAGTTCGGTTGGCCGATATCTGTTCAATGGATCAAGAGAAATCGTTCTCTGTGTGTTTTTTCTCTTGTAGCTTATGTCTAGCACACTGTTCCCCATCTAATCTGTTTACTTTTAAGCTTTCCTTTTTACTATAAACTGGAAACGACTACCGTAAAAGATACTTTGGATGGCAACTAAAATGTGAGAATCTGTTAACCGACTGAATGCACAGCGATGCGATAGCTCTGTTCGGGCGCTGCATTTACTCAGAATATGTGAAACAGTGATAACGAATGCTTTGTATCAATGCATCAAGTTGCCGCTTCCAATGCTTTATGTAtcgtatttaaacaataatgatAAGGGGAATCCCATTCTCTAAAAATGTATGgcctttatattttgtcaatagttttgtttagaattaaataaaaacttgaaagCAAATTATTTTAGGTTGGAAAACATTCACACTGCACCcttattgaacaaaatattttggtgaGATTTTGATCATAATGCAGTTTACTTAATGTAAAGAGAGTTCGTAATTGGTTATTAAAGCTCGTCCAATTTCCTGCCGGAATGAAAACTTCTAAAGCCCTTTTGCgaagtttaaaacaaatttatattcaaggtGAGCGAacgaatgttttaaaaaaccaTTAGTCTATccataaaacataaaagttgTACTTGCAGAATCTCTATTATGCTTTATATTATGCCTGACTCGAGAGAAGAACCCCTAATGTGTTATTTGGCAGTCACAGCATTCTAAGTGGTAAAACGTGCCCGGCTTTACAAACTGCATTGTGAACGAGAACCGCAGTCCACTTTTCTTTTGTTTAGTCGTCGA
Encoded here:
- the LOC109604176 gene encoding ejaculatory bulb-specific protein 3-like, with protein sequence MIKLIFYCTFAGILLSSAYVYAGDEKYTTKYDNVNLNDVVANERLLKNYVDCLLEQGSCTPDGQELKRNMPDAIETDCSKCSDKQKEGSDFIIKFLIDNKPDYWELLEKKYDPSGSYKEKYLASKNM